The following is a genomic window from Terriglobales bacterium.
AACAGCGCCGAGCACGCCACCGCCGCGCCCATGCACGCCCGGTGCGCGGTCACGCGCTTGCGCCGGATCATCTCCCGCCCGGTGACCAGCAGCACCGCGCTGGTGCCGTTCAGCGTGGCGTTGATAATTGGGAAGACGCTGTAGTCCATCGTCCTCACGCTGCCGGCTTGGTCGTTCTCCGGTTGGCCTCGCGATACGCGATGGCGAACATCACCACGCAGAACGCCGCTTGCACCACCAGGGCGCCGGAAAGCGGCAATCCGCTCGAGGTCGTTCCCGCGGCCGGGAAGAGCACCGCCCGCAGCGATTCCACGCCATAGGTCAGCGGGTTCGCCCGCATCAGCACCCGGATCCATCCCGACGCCCCGTGGATGGGGAACAGCGCCCCGGAAAGCAGCCACAGCGGGATCAGGAACAGGTTCACGATGGCGTGGAATCCCTGCGTCGAATCCAGTCGCCAGGCCACGGCGAATCCCAACGCAGTCAGCGCGAACGACATCAGGAACACAATCAGCCCCACCAGCAGCAACTCCGCCGGCCCGGGTTTTGCCCCCACCAGCGGCGCAAAGATGAGGAACGCCAGTCCCTGGATGCCGGCCAGCGTCGTTCCGCCCAGCACTTTGGCCAGCACGATGGCCGAGCGACGAATCGGCGCCACCAGCACCGAGAGCAGGAAGCCCTCCCGCCGGTCCTCGATCACCGACA
Proteins encoded in this region:
- a CDS encoding ABC transporter permease, which encodes MSATAARAETRSDALLLPVASLWWREIVRFYRQPSRVVGVIASPLVFWLVIGSGFGTSFRGAGGSDPHYLEYFFPGALVMIVLFTSIFAMMSVIEDRREGFLLSVLVAPIRRSAIVLAKVLGGTTLAGIQGLAFLIFAPLVGAKPGPAELLLVGLIVFLMSFALTALGFAVAWRLDSTQGFHAIVNLFLIPLWLLSGALFPIHGASGWIRVLMRANPLTYGVESLRAVLFPAAGTTSSGLPLSGALVVQAAFCVVMFAIAYREANRRTTKPAA